Proteins from one uncultured Cohaesibacter sp. genomic window:
- the flgB gene encoding flagellar basal body rod protein FlgB → MEPVYLMKLANAHQNWLSVRENTIAQNVANANTPGYQAKDVESFTALFDKAHVRMASTQPGHMTAMNAATRSVDVEKKDSWDVTYSGNSVSLEQEMMKAGEVARDHTLTTNLIKSIHSMMLMAAKAQ, encoded by the coding sequence ATGGAACCTGTCTATTTGATGAAGCTGGCAAATGCGCATCAGAATTGGCTCTCGGTTCGCGAGAATACGATCGCCCAGAATGTCGCCAATGCCAACACACCAGGCTATCAGGCAAAGGACGTGGAAAGCTTCACCGCGCTCTTTGACAAAGCCCATGTTCGCATGGCCAGCACCCAACCTGGACACATGACCGCCATGAATGCTGCAACGCGGAGTGTCGATGTTGAGAAGAAGGATAGCTGGGACGTCACATATTCCGGAAACTCGGTCTCACTGGAACAGGAAATGATGAAAGCCGGTGAAGTCGCCCGAGATCATACTCTGACAACGAATTTGATCAAATCCATCCACAGTATGATGTTGATGGCAGCGAAGGCACAGTGA
- the fliQ gene encoding flagellar biosynthesis protein FliQ, producing MNEVDALDLVREAFWTVIVAASPAVGAAMVIGLAIALFQALTQVQEMTLTFIPKILVIFLMLIASGTFIGTQITSFTQIVYDHIESGF from the coding sequence ATGAATGAAGTTGATGCACTCGATCTTGTTCGAGAAGCCTTTTGGACCGTGATTGTTGCAGCCAGCCCCGCTGTGGGGGCTGCAATGGTCATCGGTCTGGCTATCGCCCTGTTTCAGGCCTTGACGCAGGTGCAGGAAATGACGTTGACCTTCATTCCCAAGATCCTTGTCATTTTCCTGATGCTCATCGCCAGCGGCACCTTCATCGGCACCCAGATCACCAGCTTTACCCAGATCGTTTACGACCATATCGAGAGTGGCTTTTAA
- a CDS encoding flagellar hook-basal body complex protein FliE, whose protein sequence is MIDSLNSVSSLTTRGSDFNGVSETRFISNGGSTAAIDVTGEVDESGNTFADYFSGVTTDAINTVKMGETAAIEGIEGKESVQNVVDAVMNAELALQSAIAIRDKVVAAYQEVSRMTI, encoded by the coding sequence ATGATAGACAGTTTGAATTCAGTATCCAGCCTGACAACCCGGGGCAGTGATTTCAACGGCGTTTCGGAAACACGTTTCATCAGCAATGGCGGTAGCACGGCTGCGATTGATGTGACCGGCGAGGTCGATGAATCGGGCAATACATTCGCTGACTATTTCTCCGGCGTGACCACCGATGCGATCAACACGGTCAAGATGGGCGAAACGGCTGCCATTGAAGGCATCGAGGGCAAAGAGTCCGTGCAGAACGTGGTGGATGCCGTGATGAATGCCGAACTGGCGCTGCAAAGCGCAATCGCCATTCGAGACAAAGTTGTCGCCGCCTATCAGGAAGTCAGCCGTATGACCATCTAG
- the flbT gene encoding flagellar biosynthesis repressor FlbT, with product MKPMRLTFKSGERFYINGAVIRFPKKTTIELLNEAEFLLENHIIQADETTTPLRQLYFIAQMMFTSPTNIEEAHKTFLKFARSLTDTVDHYRLCAGIQEIVDVVNAGNYYEAMKRIRALYALEESLLSDVVDVHENKDMRFDQSASPEARF from the coding sequence ATGAAACCAATGCGGCTTACTTTCAAATCCGGAGAACGCTTTTACATCAATGGTGCAGTGATCCGGTTTCCCAAGAAGACAACCATCGAGCTGTTGAATGAAGCGGAATTCCTGCTCGAAAACCACATCATTCAGGCCGATGAAACAACCACGCCACTGCGGCAGCTCTATTTCATCGCCCAGATGATGTTCACCTCTCCGACCAACATCGAAGAGGCACACAAGACCTTCCTGAAATTCGCACGCAGTCTGACCGATACGGTCGATCATTATCGACTCTGTGCAGGCATTCAGGAAATTGTGGATGTGGTCAATGCCGGCAACTATTACGAGGCCATGAAACGCATTCGGGCTCTCTATGCGCTGGAAGAAAGTCTCTTAAGCGATGTCGTTGATGTCCATGAAAACAAGGATATGCGCTTTGACCAGTCTGCATCGCCGGAAGCCCGTTTCTAA
- the flgG gene encoding flagellar basal-body rod protein FlgG, with the protein MKALAIAATGMSAQQLNVEVIANNISNMNTTGFKRARAEFTDLLYQAVRVQGVPNRTGEAPIPEGAQLGLGVRAAAIRNLHSQGTLNNTSGTFDLAIDGKGWFTVSNADGDTFYTRAGSFNTNGEGRLVTSDGYPIEPAISVPDGTTDIEINETGQVYAKIDGQDAPQLLGQLQLAVFANDSGLEAKGANLFAETEASGEAVEGNAGDEGFGIIRQGYLEDSNVDPVKEITALIAAQRGYEMNSKVIQAVDDMAGVVTQGIR; encoded by the coding sequence ATGAAAGCTCTTGCCATAGCTGCGACCGGAATGAGCGCGCAGCAGCTCAATGTTGAAGTGATTGCCAACAACATCTCCAATATGAACACCACCGGCTTCAAGCGGGCGCGTGCCGAATTCACCGATCTCCTATATCAAGCCGTGCGCGTGCAGGGGGTTCCCAACCGCACCGGTGAAGCGCCGATTCCGGAAGGGGCTCAGCTTGGTCTTGGTGTGCGGGCTGCCGCTATCCGTAATCTGCACAGCCAGGGCACCCTGAACAACACATCCGGCACCTTCGATTTGGCCATTGATGGCAAGGGCTGGTTTACAGTCAGCAATGCCGATGGTGACACTTTCTATACCCGCGCCGGGTCTTTCAATACCAACGGCGAGGGTCGTCTTGTAACTTCGGATGGTTATCCGATCGAACCGGCCATCTCGGTTCCCGATGGGACGACCGATATCGAGATCAACGAGACCGGTCAGGTCTATGCCAAAATTGACGGACAGGACGCTCCTCAGTTGCTGGGGCAGCTACAACTGGCTGTCTTTGCTAATGATTCCGGTCTGGAAGCCAAGGGCGCCAACCTTTTTGCCGAGACCGAAGCCTCTGGCGAAGCGGTCGAAGGCAATGCCGGTGATGAGGGATTTGGTATCATCCGTCAAGGCTATCTGGAAGATTCCAACGTCGATCCGGTTAAGGAGATCACCGCTCTTATCGCCGCCCAGCGCGGCTATGAAATGAACTCCAAAGTCATTCAGGCTGTCGATGATATGGCTGGCGTTGTAACGCAGGGAATACGCTGA
- the flgA gene encoding flagellar basal body P-ring formation chaperone FlgA: MTEQRHRLLSVLGATVILLCLWAQQALAATPAVTLPVPRTTIAQGQVITLSALEKRRFRANRIDRFSVVPNINDILGKEAVRQLPVGEPIPKSALRRREAVKRGEPAQLVFQDRGLEIVAHVEPLEDGIVGEIIRVRNVDTGLIIVGRVEENGTISIGP; the protein is encoded by the coding sequence ATGACTGAACAGCGGCACCGGCTTTTGTCTGTGCTGGGGGCGACAGTCATTCTTCTTTGCTTATGGGCACAGCAGGCACTGGCAGCCACCCCGGCGGTCACATTGCCAGTGCCCCGCACCACAATCGCGCAAGGGCAGGTCATTACACTGTCGGCCCTTGAAAAACGTCGTTTCAGAGCCAACAGGATCGACCGCTTTTCGGTGGTGCCCAATATCAATGACATTCTGGGCAAGGAAGCTGTGCGTCAACTGCCGGTCGGAGAGCCCATCCCCAAGTCGGCCTTGCGGCGACGCGAAGCCGTCAAGCGCGGCGAACCCGCTCAGCTGGTGTTTCAGGATCGCGGTCTGGAAATCGTGGCCCATGTCGAGCCTCTAGAGGACGGCATCGTGGGGGAGATTATCCGGGTGCGGAATGTGGATACCGGGTTGATCATCGTCGGGCGTGTTGAAGAAAATGGAACGATTTCGATAGGGCCATAA
- the fliP gene encoding flagellar type III secretion system pore protein FliP (The bacterial flagellar biogenesis protein FliP forms a type III secretion system (T3SS)-type pore required for flagellar assembly.), translating into MLLASPAWAQSIDLNSILPSGEASASGRMIQLIALITVLSLAPGLLIMVTSFIRFSIAFSFLRSGMGLQSTPSNMVMISLALFMTFYVMGPTFDQAWKNGVQPLLDNQITEAQAYERVASPFRSFMLQHVRDEDIGMFSDLAIANLNATEATSPDEVEMRVLIPSFMISELRRGFEMGFLIALPFLVIDLIVATITMSMGMMMLPPTAISLPFKALFFVLIDGWNILVGSLIRSFF; encoded by the coding sequence CTGCTGCTTGCCAGCCCGGCATGGGCCCAATCGATTGATCTCAACAGCATTCTGCCAAGTGGAGAAGCCTCCGCATCAGGCCGGATGATCCAACTGATCGCCCTTATCACGGTGCTGTCTCTGGCGCCCGGTCTCCTCATCATGGTGACTAGCTTCATCCGCTTTTCGATTGCCTTTTCCTTCTTGCGTTCGGGTATGGGCTTGCAATCAACGCCCTCCAACATGGTGATGATCTCACTGGCGCTCTTCATGACCTTCTACGTCATGGGACCAACCTTCGATCAGGCTTGGAAAAATGGCGTACAGCCGCTGCTCGATAACCAGATCACTGAAGCGCAGGCTTATGAGCGCGTGGCGTCGCCCTTCCGCTCCTTCATGCTGCAGCATGTGCGGGATGAAGATATCGGCATGTTTTCCGATCTGGCCATCGCCAATCTCAATGCCACAGAGGCCACCTCGCCGGACGAAGTGGAGATGCGGGTACTGATTCCTTCCTTCATGATTTCCGAGCTTAGACGCGGTTTTGAAATGGGCTTCCTCATCGCCTTGCCCTTTCTGGTGATCGATCTGATTGTTGCGACCATTACCATGTCCATGGGTATGATGATGTTGCCTCCCACTGCCATTTCGCTTCCCTTCAAGGCGCTCTTTTTCGTGCTGATTGATGGCTGGAACATCCTCGTCGGCAGTCTCATTCGATCTTTCTTCTAA
- the flgI gene encoding flagellar basal body P-ring protein FlgI, with protein sequence MKIFSRCLVAALCTLFLATTVNAAVRIKDVTSLEGMRDNQIIGYGLVVGLKGSGDTMRNSPFTEQSLQSMLDSMGVNVRNANLRTRNVAAVVVTANFPAFVKKGTKIDINVASLGDASSLSGGTLIATPMMGSDGKVYAVAQGGLAVAGFSEQGAAQSLQEGIATSGMIPNGAIVERELADEFINLRSFVLQLTNPDFNTSVRIADAINAFTRERYGVRLAKERDFRSVVLRKPGKVSATRFIAQIEGLVIQPDTPAKVVVDERTGTVVIGNHVQISTVAVTYGSMVVRITERPMASQPEPFSENGQTVVLPDTSIDVNQDGGSLSIIGGTDLQTIVSGLNRIGLRPSGVISILQTMKTVGALQAELVIQ encoded by the coding sequence ATGAAGATTTTCAGCAGATGCCTTGTGGCAGCCCTTTGCACCCTGTTTCTGGCAACAACTGTCAATGCAGCCGTGCGTATCAAGGATGTGACCTCTCTGGAGGGCATGCGCGATAACCAGATCATCGGCTATGGACTTGTTGTCGGGCTGAAGGGCTCGGGCGATACCATGCGCAACTCGCCCTTTACCGAGCAATCGCTACAATCCATGCTTGATAGCATGGGGGTCAATGTGCGCAACGCCAACCTCAGAACCCGCAACGTTGCCGCCGTCGTCGTGACGGCCAATTTTCCTGCCTTTGTAAAAAAGGGCACGAAAATAGATATCAACGTGGCCTCACTGGGCGATGCATCGTCTCTCTCTGGCGGCACGCTGATCGCCACCCCGATGATGGGATCCGATGGCAAGGTTTATGCCGTTGCGCAAGGCGGGCTTGCGGTAGCTGGATTTTCCGAACAGGGGGCTGCTCAATCCTTGCAGGAAGGCATTGCCACATCGGGCATGATCCCCAATGGCGCCATCGTCGAGCGGGAACTGGCGGACGAATTCATTAATCTGCGCTCCTTTGTGTTGCAGCTGACCAACCCGGATTTCAACACGTCCGTGCGCATAGCCGATGCCATCAATGCCTTCACGCGCGAACGCTATGGCGTGAGGTTGGCCAAGGAGCGGGATTTCCGCTCGGTCGTGCTGCGCAAGCCTGGCAAGGTCAGCGCCACACGCTTCATTGCCCAGATTGAAGGCTTGGTCATTCAGCCCGATACGCCGGCCAAGGTTGTCGTGGATGAACGAACAGGAACCGTCGTCATCGGCAATCATGTGCAGATCTCCACAGTCGCGGTTACTTATGGCAGCATGGTGGTGCGCATAACCGAAAGGCCGATGGCCAGCCAACCAGAGCCATTCTCGGAAAACGGGCAGACAGTCGTCTTGCCGGACACGAGCATTGATGTAAACCAGGATGGCGGCTCCCTCTCCATCATAGGAGGGACGGACTTGCAGACCATCGTCAGCGGTCTCAACCGGATTGGACTCAGACCGTCAGGGGTGATCTCCATACTGCAGACCATGAAAACGGTCGGGGCATTGCAAGCAGAGCTTGTAATCCAGTAG
- the flgD gene encoding flagellar hook assembly protein FlgD, which translates to MSVSPVTSSTPAASTQSSSSVSDAMTLDYDAFLQMMVTQMEYQDPTNPTDMSEQMGQLASFSNVEQNIQTNNKLDNVLSQLYVNQSTSLVGKTLSATRNGSEISGTISSVTIATDGVVASLDDGTNVLVGPGVTIS; encoded by the coding sequence ATGTCCGTTTCACCCGTTACATCAAGCACGCCTGCGGCCTCTACCCAGTCGTCCTCCAGCGTCTCAGACGCCATGACCCTTGACTATGATGCATTCCTTCAGATGATGGTCACCCAGATGGAATATCAGGATCCGACCAATCCGACCGACATGTCCGAACAGATGGGTCAGCTGGCGTCCTTCTCGAATGTTGAACAGAATATCCAGACCAACAACAAGCTCGACAATGTGCTCTCTCAGCTCTATGTGAACCAGTCGACATCACTGGTTGGCAAGACCCTCTCGGCTACGCGTAATGGCTCGGAGATTTCAGGCACGATTTCCTCTGTCACGATTGCGACAGACGGCGTTGTCGCAAGCCTCGACGATGGCACGAACGTGCTTGTCGGCCCAGGGGTGACGATTTCCTGA
- the flaF gene encoding flagellar biosynthesis regulator FlaF, with the protein MYTSYYAESSQLSGSCQKSNEVQAINHLVECLKEAKVQGVQSVVGINALYQTNLVWCFLLEDLAKPENTLPDQLKADLVSIGLFILKEVGRIRQNESDNLDALIDLNTMISTGLAQ; encoded by the coding sequence ATGTACACTTCTTACTATGCGGAAAGCTCTCAACTGTCTGGATCATGCCAGAAAAGCAACGAAGTCCAAGCAATCAATCATCTGGTTGAGTGTTTGAAGGAGGCGAAAGTTCAGGGGGTTCAGTCTGTCGTGGGCATCAATGCACTTTATCAGACCAATCTGGTTTGGTGCTTTTTGCTGGAAGATCTGGCCAAGCCGGAAAACACACTGCCCGATCAGCTCAAGGCCGACCTTGTGTCCATCGGCCTCTTTATTCTGAAGGAAGTCGGTCGTATTCGCCAAAATGAGAGCGATAATCTTGACGCTCTCATCGACCTTAACACCATGATCAGCACTGGATTAGCACAATGA
- a CDS encoding flagellar hook-associated family protein, with product MTNYISSLSFSTATNKSIASQTSNLVKLQKEVSSGRHYDVGLHLGSSTGEAVSIRAQFHTLNAIVDTNALISSSLDVGVQALENVSTLASDFQSTLLTSIGSATARSVIVSSSKDNLDSLISTLNTSFNGSFIFAGINTEETPIETYETGSTSKTAIDASFNAKFGFGPDDPQVANITVADIEDYLDNGFAAEFDSANWAANWSTATDEVTSSRISATEVIDTSVSANEEPLRKLAMAYTMISSLGAGNMSQKTFDAVANKATEAIGSAIQSLNNVIGKAGNAQARVSDASDRLAIQTDTLNERIVDLENVDKTEASVKLSSAVTQLELTYTITSRMQNLSLLNYL from the coding sequence ATGACGAACTATATCTCATCCCTTTCGTTTTCCACGGCGACAAACAAGTCCATTGCCTCGCAAACAAGCAACCTTGTTAAGCTGCAGAAGGAAGTCTCTTCGGGCCGACACTATGATGTTGGTCTGCATTTGGGCAGTTCCACGGGCGAGGCTGTTTCCATCCGGGCGCAGTTCCACACGCTCAATGCCATTGTCGACACCAATGCGCTGATTTCCAGTAGTCTGGATGTGGGTGTGCAAGCGCTGGAAAATGTCTCCACATTGGCATCTGACTTTCAGTCTACCCTGCTGACATCCATCGGCAGTGCCACGGCACGTAGCGTGATCGTTTCCAGTTCCAAGGACAATCTGGATTCATTGATTTCCACCCTCAATACCTCATTCAACGGCTCTTTCATCTTCGCTGGCATCAACACCGAAGAAACACCGATTGAGACCTATGAGACCGGCTCGACGAGCAAGACCGCCATCGACGCCTCTTTCAATGCCAAATTCGGCTTCGGGCCGGACGACCCGCAGGTGGCCAACATCACCGTGGCTGATATCGAAGACTATCTTGATAACGGATTTGCCGCCGAGTTCGACTCAGCCAACTGGGCCGCCAACTGGTCCACGGCCACCGACGAGGTTACCTCCAGCAGAATTTCTGCCACCGAGGTGATCGACACATCGGTCAGCGCCAACGAAGAACCCCTGCGCAAGTTGGCCATGGCCTATACGATGATCTCTTCGCTCGGGGCCGGGAATATGTCGCAGAAGACTTTTGATGCTGTTGCCAACAAAGCAACCGAGGCTATCGGCTCGGCGATCCAGAGCCTCAACAATGTCATCGGCAAGGCCGGTAACGCACAGGCCCGGGTTTCTGACGCGTCCGATCGCCTTGCCATCCAGACCGACACTCTGAACGAGCGCATCGTCGATCTGGAAAATGTCGACAAGACAGAGGCTTCGGTGAAGCTGTCCAGCGCGGTGACACAACTGGAACTGACCTACACGATCACGAGCCGGATGCAGAATTTGAGCTTGCTGAACTATCTCTAG
- a CDS encoding response regulator transcription factor, which yields MIVLIEKRELVSDGYTAGFQREGVPSIGIVPQEFGSWVTSLSDTDINAVEAFLLGDCEERSSYPGLIRSRCRKTPLIALNDKTSLEQTLDLFAAGFDDVVSKPIHVKEILVRAAVISRRAGVEAEMQHEEGDVRVYFDGRSPEICGEALELPRRERRILEYLVKNRDRRVSRAQIYNAVYGLLNEDVEETVVESHISKLRKKLKLRLGYDPIDSKRYLGYMFNALSEQG from the coding sequence ATGATCGTACTAATTGAAAAGCGAGAGTTGGTGTCTGACGGCTATACCGCCGGATTTCAGCGTGAAGGGGTGCCATCCATCGGTATTGTTCCGCAGGAGTTCGGCAGCTGGGTTACCAGTCTCTCAGATACAGATATCAATGCGGTTGAAGCTTTCCTTTTGGGGGATTGTGAGGAGAGGAGCAGTTATCCGGGCCTCATTCGTTCCCGTTGCCGCAAAACCCCTCTCATCGCATTGAATGACAAAACCTCTCTGGAACAGACCCTGGACCTGTTTGCAGCCGGTTTCGATGATGTGGTCAGCAAACCCATCCATGTAAAAGAAATCCTCGTCAGGGCTGCTGTGATCAGCCGTCGAGCAGGAGTAGAAGCTGAAATGCAGCATGAAGAAGGCGATGTCCGCGTTTATTTTGACGGGCGTTCCCCAGAGATTTGCGGTGAAGCACTCGAGCTTCCGCGTCGTGAGCGTCGCATTCTGGAATATCTCGTCAAGAACAGGGATCGCCGCGTCAGCCGCGCCCAGATCTACAATGCGGTTTACGGACTGCTGAATGAAGATGTCGAGGAAACCGTTGTAGAAAGCCATATCAGCAAGCTACGCAAGAAACTGAAGCTGCGTCTTGGATATGACCCGATCGATTCAAAACGTTATCTTGGCTACATGTTCAACGCGCTCTCTGAGCAAGGCTAA
- the flgK gene encoding flagellar hook-associated protein FlgK: MSLSVALQVAQSALSTRQKETAVLSRNITNASQEGYTRKTALVSTLQASDGSGGGVYISAISRATDQALFRSLISSTSIGEKSDAYLDGLTHLANTLGDTNQSISPAAVLGELETALQAYGAMPSDSVLAGQVLSAAQNMASTLNNASATVQAERENADEKIAQSVATINDQLARIETLNKEIVRGTELGSDVTDALDARDQAVLELSAQIGIKTQTRENNDLVITTESGVMMFETTARSVTFEQTDTFSASTVGNSVRVDGVPVAGPDARMEISNGRIAGLVAVRDEAAVTYQNQLDEIAHGLISAFQESGTAGIFTHTGTPSVPAVGTLVQGLASDIQVNSALDSDHLDLIRDGITTDYNPSDHASYGDRIQQLLSNLDTSMVFNGDTGVDTTGTLKDFASSSVSWLESTRQSANTVSENQSITLNRVTESFSNATGVNIDEEMQSMLEIERSYSATAKLISTIDEMLDQLLQIAG, encoded by the coding sequence ATGAGTCTATCAGTTGCTCTGCAAGTCGCACAATCTGCCCTGAGCACGCGACAAAAAGAAACCGCAGTCCTTTCGCGCAATATTACCAACGCCAGTCAGGAAGGCTATACGCGCAAGACAGCATTGGTCTCAACGCTGCAAGCAAGCGACGGTTCGGGCGGTGGGGTCTATATCAGCGCCATTTCCAGAGCGACCGATCAGGCGTTGTTCCGTAGTCTCATTTCCTCCACCTCGATTGGAGAGAAAAGTGATGCCTATCTGGACGGGTTGACCCACTTGGCCAACACGCTGGGTGACACCAACCAAAGTATTTCTCCTGCTGCTGTTCTGGGCGAGCTGGAAACAGCATTGCAGGCCTATGGCGCAATGCCTTCCGATTCAGTCCTGGCCGGTCAGGTGCTTTCTGCTGCCCAGAATATGGCATCCACGCTCAATAATGCGTCCGCCACCGTTCAGGCCGAGCGGGAAAACGCTGATGAAAAGATCGCCCAGTCCGTAGCGACCATCAATGACCAACTGGCACGCATCGAAACCCTAAACAAGGAAATCGTGCGCGGCACCGAGCTTGGCTCGGATGTGACCGACGCACTGGATGCACGCGATCAGGCGGTGCTTGAACTCTCCGCCCAGATCGGCATCAAGACCCAGACGCGCGAAAATAACGATCTGGTCATCACCACCGAAAGCGGTGTGATGATGTTCGAAACCACGGCGCGCAGCGTCACCTTTGAACAGACAGATACCTTCTCGGCCTCCACCGTTGGCAATTCGGTGCGCGTTGACGGGGTTCCCGTGGCAGGCCCTGATGCCAGAATGGAAATCAGCAACGGCCGCATAGCAGGCCTTGTCGCCGTGCGCGATGAAGCGGCCGTGACCTATCAGAACCAGCTTGATGAAATTGCTCACGGGCTGATCTCCGCCTTTCAGGAAAGCGGCACCGCAGGCATCTTTACCCATACAGGAACACCATCGGTCCCGGCGGTAGGCACATTGGTTCAGGGATTGGCCTCCGATATCCAGGTCAACAGTGCCCTCGATTCAGACCATCTGGACTTGATCCGGGATGGCATCACCACGGACTATAACCCGTCTGACCATGCCAGCTATGGGGATCGCATTCAGCAGCTGCTGAGCAACCTTGACACCTCCATGGTGTTCAACGGCGATACGGGCGTTGATACGACCGGCACGCTTAAGGATTTTGCATCCTCTTCTGTCAGCTGGCTGGAATCGACGCGTCAGAGTGCCAACACCGTTTCCGAAAACCAGTCCATCACGCTTAACCGGGTGACGGAATCCTTCTCCAACGCGACCGGCGTCAATATTGATGAAGAAATGCAAAGCATGCTGGAAATTGAGCGTAGCTATTCCGCGACCGCGAAATTGATCAGCACGATCGATGAAATGTTGGATCAACTTCTACAGATTGCGGGTTAA
- the flgC gene encoding flagellar basal body rod protein FlgC: MIDPLSATFRISSTGLSAQAERMRVISENLANAQSTGATPGSDPYQRKTIVFSEEMDRAAGASLVKVKNVGVDNAPFSVEYDPTNPAADENGQVKMPNVNTMIELADMRETNRSYEANLKVMTQTRSMVLRTIDLLRS; the protein is encoded by the coding sequence ATGATTGATCCTCTTTCCGCGACATTTCGCATCTCCTCTACCGGATTGTCCGCGCAGGCAGAGCGCATGCGCGTCATTTCCGAAAACCTTGCAAACGCCCAGTCGACCGGAGCGACCCCCGGCTCCGATCCCTATCAGCGCAAAACAATTGTCTTTTCCGAAGAAATGGATCGGGCAGCCGGTGCATCGCTCGTGAAGGTCAAGAATGTCGGCGTCGATAATGCGCCCTTCTCGGTTGAATATGATCCGACCAATCCGGCCGCTGACGAAAACGGGCAAGTGAAGATGCCCAACGTCAACACCATGATCGAACTGGCCGACATGCGCGAGACCAATCGCAGCTACGAAGCCAACCTCAAAGTCATGACCCAGACACGCAGCATGGTTCTGCGCACCATCGATCTGCTCAGGAGCTAG
- a CDS encoding flagellar basal body-associated FliL family protein, translating to MSNIMVLPDGEVKAKSNKSDMGLFVTILIMTLLAAGIGAFVGMQLVNQTRHIVLEEKRERENPPVHALYDSPSEIVGIKPIIVNLAGVEKAFVRVQGSIVFNEDAMEQSKILVSQVESDIAAYLRTLKVSDLEGATGLQNLREDLNQRAKIRADGSIREFILETMVIQ from the coding sequence ATGTCGAATATTATGGTTCTGCCAGATGGTGAAGTGAAGGCCAAGTCGAACAAGTCTGACATGGGCCTGTTTGTCACGATCCTCATCATGACGCTTCTGGCCGCCGGAATTGGCGCTTTTGTTGGCATGCAACTGGTCAACCAGACCCGCCACATCGTTCTGGAAGAAAAGAGGGAGAGAGAGAATCCTCCCGTTCATGCGCTTTATGACAGCCCCAGCGAAATCGTCGGGATCAAGCCGATCATCGTTAATCTGGCCGGGGTCGAAAAGGCCTTTGTACGTGTTCAGGGCTCCATTGTTTTCAACGAAGACGCAATGGAACAGTCGAAAATTCTGGTTAGCCAGGTTGAAAGCGACATCGCAGCCTATCTCAGAACCCTCAAGGTCTCTGATCTGGAAGGCGCGACCGGTCTGCAGAATTTGCGCGAAGACCTCAACCAGCGGGCAAAAATCAGGGCGGATGGCAGTATTCGTGAATTCATTCTCGAGACGATGGTGATCCAGTGA